A genomic segment from Moorena sp. SIOASIH encodes:
- a CDS encoding biotin transporter BioY, with the protein MSAPNEILWAIIGLLLTIGGTFLEAFFVSNPPWDWSTQGVQTISLGVTYQIGAVLLAACLGGRNAGALSQIAYVVIGLNLPIFTQGGGIGYIKEPSFGYILGFIAGAWVCGFLAFRVQPRVETLAFSCLCGLLTIHAYGVGYLMIFHGINWSVLGAMPLMEAIMKYTISPLPSQLVVVCSVTVVAFALRQLMFY; encoded by the coding sequence GTGTCTGCTCCCAATGAGATTTTGTGGGCCATAATTGGTTTGCTGCTGACAATCGGCGGCACGTTTCTAGAAGCCTTCTTTGTCTCCAATCCACCCTGGGATTGGTCAACTCAAGGTGTTCAAACTATATCCTTAGGGGTTACCTATCAGATTGGAGCAGTCCTACTAGCTGCTTGTTTAGGAGGCAGAAATGCTGGTGCTCTTTCTCAAATTGCCTATGTTGTCATCGGGTTGAACCTGCCAATCTTTACTCAAGGTGGAGGTATTGGCTATATCAAAGAACCCAGCTTTGGATACATACTAGGCTTTATTGCGGGAGCCTGGGTATGTGGTTTTTTAGCCTTTCGCGTACAACCACGAGTCGAAACATTGGCATTTAGCTGCCTATGTGGTTTACTAACCATCCATGCCTACGGTGTCGGCTATTTAATGATTTTCCACGGCATCAATTGGTCAGTGCTTGGGGCTATGCCTCTCATGGAAGCCATCATGAAATATACCATTTCACCTTTACCGAGTCAGCTAGTGGTAGTGTGTTCTGTCACCGTTGTGGCATTTGCTCTACGGCAGTTGATGTTTTATTGA
- the lspA gene encoding signal peptidase II — protein MKKNRLFWFAAAIGLILDQLTKYWVVQNFELKETLPLWQGVFHFTYFTNPGAAFSLFSEDGSWLRWLSLAVSLGLIGLAWFGPKLIRLEQLGYGFILGGALGNGIDRFFNSCLVDNQTVGCVVDFLDFRLINFPVFNVADVCINLGIVCLLIASFKHQSPKSRERGQ, from the coding sequence ATGAAAAAAAACCGCCTGTTTTGGTTTGCTGCTGCTATTGGTCTGATTCTGGATCAGCTGACTAAATATTGGGTGGTGCAGAATTTTGAATTGAAAGAGACTCTACCCCTGTGGCAAGGGGTGTTTCACTTTACCTATTTCACTAATCCTGGTGCCGCTTTCAGTCTCTTTAGTGAAGACGGCAGCTGGTTACGCTGGCTTTCCTTAGCTGTGAGTCTTGGTTTAATCGGCCTAGCTTGGTTTGGGCCAAAGCTGATTAGGTTGGAACAGCTTGGTTATGGCTTCATACTGGGAGGAGCATTAGGGAATGGCATAGACCGTTTTTTCAACAGTTGTTTGGTAGATAACCAGACAGTCGGTTGCGTTGTGGATTTCCTCGATTTTCGGTTGATTAACTTCCCGGTATTTAATGTGGCCGATGTGTGCATTAACTTAGGTATTGTATGCTTGCTTATTGCAAGTTTTAAGCATCAATCGCCAAAATCTAGGGAGAGGGGGCAATAA
- a CDS encoding transcriptional repressor — protein sequence MANYTAASLKAELNARGWRMTPQRETILHVFQNLPRGTHLSAEELHELLDQRGEGISLSTIYRSVKLMSRMGILRELELAEGHKHYELNQPFPHHHHHLVCIQCNQTVEFKNDSILKQGMRQVEKEGLQLIDCQLTIHTICPEALRMGWPSALPSNWRCSRSIAMGEH from the coding sequence ATGGCTAACTATACAGCCGCTTCACTCAAGGCCGAACTCAATGCTCGAGGTTGGCGTATGACACCGCAACGGGAGACGATTCTCCACGTTTTCCAAAATTTACCGAGAGGAACCCATCTGAGTGCTGAGGAACTTCACGAATTGCTCGACCAACGAGGAGAAGGGATCAGCTTATCTACAATATACCGTAGTGTTAAGTTAATGTCACGGATGGGCATCTTGCGGGAATTGGAGTTGGCAGAAGGGCATAAACATTATGAACTCAATCAGCCTTTTCCCCATCATCACCATCATCTGGTGTGTATTCAGTGTAACCAGACCGTTGAATTCAAGAATGACTCAATCTTGAAACAAGGGATGAGGCAGGTGGAAAAAGAAGGGTTGCAGCTGATTGATTGCCAGCTGACCATTCATACCATTTGCCCAGAAGCCCTGCGGATGGGATGGCCTTCGGCTCTACCGAGCAATTGGCGTTGCTCTCGATCCATTGCGATGGGGGAACATTAG
- a CDS encoding dipeptide ABC transporter ATP-binding protein: MTAAQLDNPKPNQQNNSLLHIENLQMHFPITQGIIWQKQIGSIKAVDGLNFEINRGETLGLVGESGCGKSTTGRAILQLYRPTAGHVYFENIDLTELDAESLRQMRRRMQMIFQDPYASLNPRMTVGSIVGEPLQIHGLATGKQKQERVQSLLEVVGLNPQFINRYPHEFSGGQRQRIVIARALALNPDFIVCDEPIAALDVSIQAQVVNLMQSLQAEFGLTYLFIAHDLSIVRHISDRVAVMYLGKIVELADRVCLYENPLHPYTQALISAVPIPDPELEHQRERIILTGDVPSPSNPPKGCRFHTRCPMVMDTCRQDPEPEFKDAGRGHYVACHLVH; the protein is encoded by the coding sequence ATGACAGCAGCACAGCTAGACAACCCCAAGCCCAACCAACAAAACAACAGTCTGTTACACATAGAAAACCTACAGATGCACTTCCCCATCACCCAAGGAATCATCTGGCAAAAGCAAATTGGCTCCATCAAAGCTGTGGATGGACTCAACTTCGAGATCAACCGTGGCGAAACCTTAGGCTTAGTAGGAGAATCTGGCTGTGGCAAAAGTACCACCGGACGAGCGATCCTACAACTATACCGTCCCACAGCTGGTCATGTTTACTTTGAAAATATCGACCTAACCGAGCTAGATGCTGAATCCCTGCGCCAGATGCGCCGCCGGATGCAAATGATTTTTCAAGACCCCTATGCCTCCCTCAATCCCAGGATGACCGTAGGAAGTATTGTCGGTGAACCCCTGCAAATCCATGGGTTAGCCACCGGTAAACAAAAACAAGAACGAGTCCAGTCCTTACTAGAGGTGGTAGGACTCAATCCCCAGTTTATCAATCGCTATCCCCACGAATTCTCTGGGGGTCAGCGTCAGCGGATTGTTATTGCTCGCGCCTTAGCGTTAAACCCTGACTTTATAGTATGTGATGAACCGATTGCTGCTTTAGATGTATCCATTCAAGCCCAAGTCGTTAACTTGATGCAGTCGTTGCAAGCAGAATTTGGCTTAACTTATCTATTTATTGCTCACGATTTAAGTATAGTGCGCCACATTTCTGACCGGGTGGCAGTAATGTACCTAGGCAAAATAGTAGAACTGGCAGATCGCGTCTGTTTATATGAGAACCCCTTGCATCCCTATACCCAAGCATTAATCTCAGCCGTACCAATTCCTGACCCTGAACTTGAGCATCAACGGGAACGTATTATCCTAACAGGGGATGTACCCAGCCCGAGCAATCCCCCCAAAGGTTGTCGATTTCACACTCGCTGTCCCATGGTAATGGATACTTGTCGGCAAGACCCAGAACCAGAGTTTAAAGATGCAGGTAGAGGACATTATGTTGCTTGTCATTTAGTCCATTGA
- a CDS encoding TetR/AcrR family transcriptional regulator produces the protein MSQQDRRLEVSEAAWRVIVREGLDRTSMRAIAQELGCTTGVVTHHFRDKQELILFALNQVTQRLQKTMQAATEQARGVDRLVEMLSAFLPLDTERQDILKVWVAFLGYAIGREALMAEHQQSAAQLREVIIQELKALQSAKLIRANIEPELEANALLALVNGVSLDSLIQAKRLSPDQQQIVIRRYVNQLLSTDAISGSGNS, from the coding sequence ATGTCCCAACAGGATCGCCGCCTTGAAGTTTCTGAAGCCGCCTGGCGAGTTATTGTCCGAGAAGGGTTAGATCGCACCAGTATGCGGGCGATCGCCCAAGAGCTGGGTTGTACCACTGGAGTTGTTACTCACCACTTTCGAGATAAGCAGGAGCTGATTCTCTTTGCCCTTAATCAAGTAACTCAGCGTCTACAAAAAACGATGCAGGCTGCAACAGAGCAAGCTAGGGGAGTGGATCGACTAGTAGAAATGCTATCTGCGTTTTTGCCACTAGACACTGAACGGCAAGATATTCTGAAGGTCTGGGTGGCCTTTTTGGGATATGCCATTGGACGAGAAGCCTTGATGGCTGAGCATCAACAGAGTGCTGCTCAGCTCCGTGAGGTGATTATTCAAGAGTTGAAAGCTCTACAGTCAGCCAAACTGATTCGAGCTAACATAGAGCCAGAGTTAGAAGCCAACGCCCTGTTAGCCCTAGTGAATGGGGTTAGCCTCGACTCCCTGATTCAAGCCAAACGCCTTAGCCCTGACCAGCAGCAGATTGTAATTCGGCGCTACGTTAACCAGTTGCTGTCTACCGATGCTATTTCTGGCTCTGGTAATTCCTAA
- a CDS encoding ATP-binding cassette domain-containing protein, whose product MIYLELNNQGQVLRFSLEKGFYRLGRDRTWSDFDIPEKGWTIVSQRHAFLLQEGEDYRIFDGDGANPSTNGVFVNHTRITDGYLLKHGVELTIGQNPRDYIRLTYFNPAHSQPRVTPNKWQLSLASVQNWPVQLGRSPNPELSHCWQLDAPTVSTLHATIIKISASNYQINNYSRNGTFINDQLIHKPVLLKDGDTIRIGPFILLLRQDTLELVDQGNQIRIDADKLLRQVNYKLGKKRTILNQVSMPIEPGQLVALVGGSGTGKSTLLKTLLGIAPITNGTVFINGQDLRQHFNQYRSQIGYVPQDDIVHRDLTVKEVLTYACELRLPPDTDVKQVVKQTLSQVKLDFVRNTVVGNLSGGQRKRVSIAVELLADPKLFFLDEPTSGLDPGLDKEMMQLLRELANQGRTVVLVTHATANIEVCDRIAFMGRGGRLCYFGPPTEAMDFFKMPSPDLRYFPDIYLKLEQGETPEELEQNSENWHQRFLSSPAYKTYISAHLSPGQRLLSTSSPSKSAGISVFKQLKQLKLKQLLLLSRRYLKLVVRDMRSVALALLTAPIGISLIILTLSGQDPLAQLNSPEITQAPLALQVLFIFTCAALWVGLSSSLQEIVKESSIYARERLVNLGLFPYLGSKVLIRSGLAILQTILIVTIVLYGFKSPTSELLDWKIGLGITTFLTIIAATSLGLMVSTLVKNESEANNTIPLILLPQIIFSGVIFKLKGLASTLSWLMVSRWSMGAYGALVNVNSMVPEQSSRFGLKLPPPPFEATPVYDATWQNLILNWLLLCLHIAVYLIIAFRLQKRKDIF is encoded by the coding sequence ATGATATATCTAGAGCTAAACAATCAAGGTCAAGTACTTCGTTTTTCTCTTGAGAAAGGATTTTATCGATTAGGACGCGATCGCACTTGGTCAGATTTCGATATTCCTGAAAAAGGCTGGACTATTGTCTCCCAACGCCATGCTTTTCTGCTTCAAGAGGGAGAGGATTATCGCATCTTTGATGGTGATGGGGCAAATCCTAGTACTAATGGAGTATTTGTTAACCACACTCGTATCACTGATGGGTATCTTCTCAAACATGGCGTAGAGTTGACTATTGGACAAAATCCTCGGGACTACATTCGCCTCACTTACTTTAATCCTGCCCATAGTCAACCAAGGGTGACGCCAAATAAATGGCAGCTTTCCTTGGCAAGTGTGCAAAATTGGCCAGTGCAATTGGGTCGTTCTCCTAATCCTGAACTTTCCCACTGTTGGCAATTAGATGCACCTACAGTTTCCACCCTTCACGCTACCATCATCAAGATTTCAGCAAGCAATTATCAGATTAATAATTATAGCAGAAATGGTACCTTTATCAATGACCAATTAATCCATAAACCCGTCTTACTTAAGGATGGGGATACGATTCGGATTGGTCCGTTTATATTACTGTTGAGGCAGGATACTTTAGAATTAGTTGACCAAGGGAATCAAATTCGAATTGATGCTGATAAATTGCTGCGCCAGGTTAATTATAAATTAGGCAAAAAACGGACTATACTGAATCAGGTTTCGATGCCGATTGAACCTGGTCAGTTAGTAGCTTTGGTAGGAGGTAGTGGCACTGGAAAATCTACGTTACTGAAAACTCTATTAGGAATTGCACCAATTACTAATGGTACTGTATTTATCAATGGCCAAGATTTGCGACAGCATTTTAATCAGTACCGCTCACAAATTGGCTATGTTCCTCAAGATGATATTGTGCATCGGGATTTAACGGTAAAAGAAGTACTAACCTATGCCTGTGAATTACGATTACCACCAGATACTGATGTTAAACAGGTGGTGAAGCAAACTTTGTCACAAGTCAAACTGGATTTTGTGAGAAACACTGTTGTGGGTAATCTCAGTGGGGGACAACGGAAACGAGTCAGTATTGCTGTGGAATTATTGGCTGATCCAAAACTGTTCTTTCTTGATGAGCCTACTTCTGGTCTAGATCCAGGACTGGATAAGGAAATGATGCAGCTATTGCGAGAATTAGCGAATCAGGGACGAACTGTGGTGCTAGTGACTCATGCCACTGCGAATATTGAGGTATGCGATCGCATTGCGTTTATGGGTCGGGGTGGACGGTTGTGTTACTTTGGTCCTCCCACAGAAGCCATGGACTTTTTTAAGATGCCATCTCCAGACTTAAGATACTTCCCTGATATTTACCTGAAGCTAGAGCAAGGGGAAACACCGGAGGAACTTGAGCAGAATAGTGAAAACTGGCATCAGCGGTTTCTCAGCTCACCTGCTTACAAGACTTACATTTCCGCACATCTGAGTCCTGGTCAAAGGTTGCTATCGACGTCAAGCCCTAGCAAAAGTGCTGGTATTTCTGTTTTCAAGCAACTCAAGCAACTCAAACTCAAGCAACTGCTGTTGCTCAGTCGGCGCTATCTAAAACTAGTAGTGCGGGATATGCGAAGTGTTGCCCTAGCCTTACTAACTGCTCCGATTGGGATTAGCTTGATTATTCTGACGTTGTCAGGGCAAGACCCTTTAGCTCAACTGAATTCTCCAGAGATCACCCAAGCACCTCTAGCGCTACAAGTACTGTTTATTTTTACCTGTGCTGCGCTTTGGGTTGGACTATCTAGTTCACTCCAAGAAATTGTGAAAGAGTCTAGTATTTATGCCAGAGAGCGACTGGTTAATTTAGGGTTATTTCCCTATCTCGGTTCCAAAGTACTGATTCGGTCTGGCTTAGCTATTTTACAAACTATCTTGATTGTTACTATTGTGCTCTATGGGTTTAAGTCACCTACCTCTGAACTACTGGATTGGAAAATTGGCTTGGGAATCACTACTTTTTTAACGATTATCGCTGCTACCAGTTTAGGTCTGATGGTATCGACATTGGTTAAAAATGAAAGTGAAGCTAATAATACTATACCATTAATTTTGCTACCCCAGATTATTTTTTCTGGTGTTATTTTTAAACTAAAAGGATTAGCCAGTACACTATCTTGGCTGATGGTAAGTCGTTGGTCAATGGGAGCTTACGGTGCTCTGGTAAATGTGAATAGTATGGTACCAGAACAGTCTTCCAGGTTTGGATTAAAGCTTCCCCCTCCTCCCTTTGAAGCAACACCGGTTTATGATGCTACCTGGCAAAATTTGATTCTTAATTGGCTACTACTGTGTTTACACATAGCGGTTTATTTAATAATCGCTTTTCGATTACAGAAGCGGAAGGATATTTTTTAA
- a CDS encoding DUF5615 family PIN-like protein has translation MGKTPGTESKTRTESMIFLIDHNLERHAVVLLGNIANQGWLETLPIRFVSFQEVELAIDSNDRIVWRFAQANQMILLTANRKMKGKDALEKVLREENKSNSLPVITIGNADRVLDERAYRDKCVDRLLEIVIDIENYMGVGRLFIP, from the coding sequence GTGGGCAAAACTCCAGGAACAGAAAGCAAGACACGCACAGAAAGCATGATTTTCTTGATTGATCACAATCTTGAGAGACATGCAGTAGTTTTGTTAGGCAACATTGCTAATCAAGGTTGGCTTGAGACTCTCCCCATCCGTTTTGTCTCCTTTCAAGAGGTTGAGCTAGCAATCGATAGCAATGATCGAATTGTTTGGCGCTTTGCTCAAGCCAATCAGATGATTCTATTAACAGCCAATCGAAAGATGAAAGGTAAGGATGCATTGGAGAAGGTTTTGCGTGAAGAAAACAAGTCCAATTCCCTTCCTGTGATCACAATTGGCAATGCTGATCGGGTCTTGGATGAACGAGCCTATCGGGATAAATGTGTAGACCGGCTACTTGAAATTGTGATTGACATCGAGAATTATATGGGAGTCGGTCGGCTCTTCATTCCCTAA
- a CDS encoding DUF433 domain-containing protein yields the protein MAPVSNSNTAIIIRTEWGLTIAGTRITLYDVMDYVTAQYPPKLIGDVLNLTKEQVSAALSYIEENRTQVEAEYQTILQEEQENRQYWEQRNREHFARIATMPPKPGREALWAKLQEQKARHAQKA from the coding sequence ATGGCTCCAGTTTCTAATAGCAATACAGCTATAATAATCCGCACAGAATGGGGATTAACCATTGCCGGAACACGTATCACCCTCTACGATGTGATGGATTATGTCACAGCTCAGTATCCACCCAAGTTAATTGGGGATGTTCTTAACCTGACTAAAGAACAAGTAAGCGCTGCTCTATCATATATTGAAGAAAATCGTACCCAAGTCGAAGCAGAGTATCAAACTATTTTGCAGGAGGAACAGGAAAACCGACAGTATTGGGAACAGCGGAATCGAGAACACTTTGCTCGCATTGCAACAATGCCCCCTAAACCCGGTCGAGAAGCGTTGTGGGCAAAACTCCAGGAACAGAAAGCAAGACACGCACAGAAAGCATGA
- a CDS encoding cold shock domain-containing protein, giving the protein MKPVLHQGKLITWKDDRGFGFIKPNDGGKDVFLHISALKGASRRPKVGDRILYEQVGEPDGKIRAARASIQGVAPRPLPTKRKPRKRSLLETVLGLVILAAMALFTMQFSRSRSPSPITSITKPGCMIKGNISVTTGKKLYHLPAMEDYESTVIDPVRGERWFCTESEAIANGWRKAPR; this is encoded by the coding sequence ATGAAACCTGTTCTACATCAAGGAAAACTGATAACCTGGAAAGACGATAGAGGCTTTGGTTTCATCAAGCCGAATGATGGTGGTAAAGACGTTTTCTTACATATCAGTGCTTTGAAAGGAGCAAGTCGTCGCCCAAAGGTTGGAGATAGGATTTTATACGAGCAAGTTGGTGAACCCGATGGCAAAATACGCGCTGCCAGAGCCTCCATTCAAGGTGTTGCACCTCGACCTTTGCCAACTAAAAGAAAACCGAGGAAAAGAAGTTTACTCGAAACCGTTCTTGGTCTCGTAATTTTAGCTGCTATGGCACTGTTTACAATGCAGTTCAGTCGTAGTCGTTCTCCCTCACCAATCACATCGATTACGAAGCCAGGATGTATGATAAAAGGCAATATTTCCGTTACAACAGGCAAAAAGTTGTATCATCTTCCAGCGATGGAAGATTATGAATCGACAGTTATCGATCCAGTCAGAGGAGAAAGGTGGTTTTGCACGGAGTCAGAAGCGATCGCAAATGGTTGGCGTAAAGCACCAAGGTAA
- a CDS encoding tetratricopeptide repeat protein, with translation MSNLTGLIQISSHQDLLPSADVVFVHGLGGDAITTWHPQGKRDDDDYWLGWLGKDNLCVNIWSFGYNAEATNWKNNSSMPLFDQASNLLEWLDIHDIGQRPLIFIAHSMGGLLVKKMLNSALTFKKQAILEQTKGIVFLATPHTGSHLANLIDNIGLLARTTVSVDELKAHSPQLRELNEWYREHVRSLGIATKVYYETQAVNGILVVDEDSANPGIEKVKPVAIPKNHIDLCKPESQNSLEYLGVKKFIEGCLKKKEITFELSWNNLSPEAQQLGCLLSLFAPAPFQWSLVENCVIKTEDDKESEEIVEDLEKLRDRYLVDGNLLQLTKQQTYQLHQRIRKFFQTKLAQLPEADCYKQRFCQGMVAVAKKIPKTPTRNQIAAVTPAIPHLAEAATVLTDWLRDEDLIWPFVGLGRFYYGKGTYDQSESWYQQCLKITRSRLGHDHPNVTESLNNLAALYWSMGHYEQAKPLLVEALEMRKNLLGENHPDVAKSLKDLAAVYWSMEHYEQAEPLLVQALEMRKNLLGENHPDVAESLNNLGFLYKSMRHYEQAEPLLVQALEMRKNLLGENHPDVAASLHNLALLYESMGRYDQAEPLYQQALEMRKQLLGQNHPDVATSLNNLGLLYHYLRRYDQSEPLLQQALEMRKQLLGSDHPDVAVSLNNLAELYWSQGQYNQAETLFVQALEIAEGRLGSNHPKTVTIRKTLKHLHIPVFREITPMIVQLYVGFKSWFPD, from the coding sequence TTGAGTAATTTAACGGGCTTGATCCAAATCTCAAGCCATCAGGACTTATTGCCCAGTGCAGACGTGGTATTTGTTCACGGACTTGGAGGGGATGCTATAACCACCTGGCATCCCCAGGGAAAACGGGATGATGATGACTACTGGCTAGGTTGGTTAGGAAAAGATAATTTATGCGTTAACATCTGGTCTTTTGGGTATAACGCTGAAGCGACAAACTGGAAAAACAATAGCAGTATGCCCCTGTTCGATCAAGCCAGTAATTTATTAGAGTGGTTAGATATCCACGATATCGGTCAGCGTCCATTAATCTTTATTGCTCACAGTATGGGCGGGCTTTTAGTCAAAAAAATGCTCAACAGTGCGTTGACCTTTAAAAAGCAAGCTATTCTTGAGCAGACGAAAGGGATTGTATTTCTGGCTACTCCCCACACTGGGTCTCATCTAGCTAATTTAATTGATAATATTGGCCTTCTGGCACGAACCACCGTAAGTGTGGACGAACTAAAAGCTCATTCCCCTCAGTTACGGGAATTAAATGAATGGTATCGAGAACATGTTCGGAGTCTAGGAATTGCCACAAAGGTGTATTATGAAACCCAGGCTGTAAACGGGATTTTGGTGGTAGATGAGGATAGTGCTAACCCAGGCATTGAAAAAGTGAAACCGGTTGCGATACCAAAGAATCACATTGACCTATGCAAACCAGAGTCTCAAAACAGTCTGGAATATCTTGGTGTCAAGAAATTTATCGAGGGATGCCTTAAAAAAAAAGAGATAACGTTTGAGTTATCCTGGAACAATTTGTCACCAGAAGCCCAACAGTTAGGATGTCTTCTGAGTTTGTTTGCTCCTGCTCCTTTTCAGTGGTCACTAGTAGAGAATTGTGTTATCAAAACTGAAGATGATAAGGAATCGGAAGAAATAGTTGAAGACTTGGAAAAGTTACGCGATCGCTATCTGGTCGATGGTAATCTGTTGCAACTGACCAAACAGCAAACTTATCAGCTCCATCAACGAATTCGCAAGTTTTTCCAGACCAAGCTGGCTCAATTACCAGAGGCCGATTGCTACAAACAACGCTTTTGTCAAGGAATGGTGGCTGTGGCCAAAAAAATTCCCAAGACACCAACTCGCAATCAGATTGCAGCAGTTACCCCCGCCATCCCTCATTTAGCCGAAGCTGCCACAGTTCTAACTGACTGGCTCAGGGATGAAGATTTAATCTGGCCCTTTGTTGGCTTAGGAAGATTCTATTATGGTAAAGGTACCTATGATCAGTCTGAATCCTGGTATCAGCAATGTTTAAAGATAACTAGAAGCCGCCTGGGTCACGACCATCCCAATGTGACTGAAAGTCTCAACAACCTGGCAGCACTCTACTGGTCAATGGGGCACTATGAACAAGCCAAACCCCTCTTGGTCGAGGCATTAGAGATGAGAAAGAACCTGCTGGGTGAGAACCATCCCGATGTGGCTAAAAGTCTCAAAGACCTTGCAGCAGTCTACTGGTCAATGGAGCACTATGAACAAGCTGAACCCCTCTTGGTTCAGGCATTGGAGATGAGAAAGAACCTGCTGGGTGAGAACCATCCCGATGTGGCTGAAAGTCTCAACAACCTGGGATTTCTCTATAAGTCAATGAGGCACTATGAACAAGCTGAACCCCTCTTGGTGCAGGCATTGGAGATGAGAAAGAACCTGCTGGGTGAAAACCATCCCGATGTGGCCGCCAGTCTCCACAACCTGGCATTACTCTACGAGTCAATGGGGCGCTATGATCAGGCCGAACCCCTCTATCAACAGGCTTTGGAGATGAGAAAGCAGCTGCTGGGTCAGAACCATCCTGATGTGGCCACCAGTCTCAACAATCTGGGATTACTCTACCACTATTTGCGGCGCTATGATCAATCCGAACCCCTCTTACAACAGGCTTTGGAGATGAGAAAGCAGCTGCTGGGTTCCGACCATCCCGATGTGGCCGTCAGTCTCAACAACCTGGCTGAACTCTACTGGTCTCAGGGGCAGTACAATCAGGCAGAAACCCTCTTTGTCCAGGCATTGGAGATTGCCGAAGGTCGGTTAGGGTCAAATCATCCTAAGACTGTAACCATCCGTAAGACTCTGAAACATTTGCACATTCCTGTATTCAGGGAGATAACTCCGATGATAGTTCAACTGTATGTTGGGTTCAAATCCTGGTTTCCTGACTAG
- a CDS encoding Rpn family recombination-promoting nuclease/putative transposase: MTFISPKTDFAFKKIFASQESKPILISFLNALVYHNQPLIQDLEIIDPYQSSPLPILKDSFLDVKAKLSNGSLVIIEMQVLQVESFARRVLYNATKAYCLQLGKGEGYRYLKPVIALTITDFVMFPEHNQVISNFKLREETTNINYIENHLQLVFVELPKFEKNLEELEQLDELWMYFLKNAPSLETVPPQMAEKQEFQQAFGIASEANLSRKDLDELGKREMFIHDQQGLAIFAEKQGKKQAKEEIARQLLPLLDNETISQTTGLPVEEIEKLRES; this comes from the coding sequence ATGACATTTATCAGCCCTAAAACCGACTTTGCCTTCAAAAAAATCTTTGCATCCCAGGAAAGTAAACCGATTCTGATTAGCTTTCTCAATGCTCTGGTCTACCACAATCAACCTCTGATCCAAGATTTGGAAATTATTGACCCTTATCAGTCTTCTCCTCTTCCAATCCTCAAAGACTCTTTCCTCGATGTGAAGGCCAAACTGAGTAATGGTTCTTTGGTGATTATTGAAATGCAGGTTTTGCAGGTAGAATCCTTTGCTAGAAGAGTTTTATACAATGCTACTAAAGCTTATTGTCTACAGTTAGGTAAAGGAGAAGGCTACCGTTATCTCAAGCCAGTGATTGCTCTGACGATTACGGATTTTGTCATGTTTCCTGAGCATAATCAAGTAATTTCTAATTTCAAGTTACGAGAAGAGACTACCAACATCAACTACATCGAAAATCACTTGCAGTTAGTGTTTGTGGAACTACCGAAGTTTGAAAAGAACTTGGAGGAGTTAGAGCAATTAGATGAGTTGTGGATGTATTTTTTAAAAAATGCACCTTCCTTAGAGACGGTGCCACCGCAAATGGCCGAAAAACAGGAGTTTCAACAGGCATTTGGGATTGCTTCTGAGGCAAATTTAAGTAGGAAGGATTTGGATGAATTAGGAAAAAGAGAGATGTTTATTCATGACCAACAAGGGCTAGCGATTTTTGCTGAGAAACAAGGTAAGAAACAAGCTAAGGAAGAAATAGCACGCCAACTTTTGCCTTTGTTAGATAATGAAACCATTAGCCAGACTACTGGCTTACCTGTAGAGGAAATTGAGAAGCTGCGAGAAAGTTGA
- a CDS encoding Uma2 family endonuclease — protein MQSPSITNSLDAFLQQPNIEASPAWEFIHGQPKQKPMPTLFHSRLQRNLVNAINNQTQAYEAIQELRCIIPPLSPVPDIVVVKRDRFQDQDGPLQGSPDWLIEIRSPDQSTLDLQNKILHCLSNGTQLAWLIDIQRQQIWVWENQELPLVFAETDILPTLDTISDFTVEGVIAMTRQR, from the coding sequence ATGCAATCACCTAGCATTACTAACTCCTTAGATGCTTTTCTCCAACAACCCAACATAGAAGCTTCTCCTGCTTGGGAATTCATCCATGGACAGCCGAAGCAAAAACCGATGCCAACATTGTTTCATTCCCGCCTCCAGCGCAACCTGGTAAACGCCATCAACAATCAAACCCAAGCATACGAAGCGATTCAAGAACTCCGGTGCATCATTCCTCCCTTATCCCCGGTACCAGACATTGTGGTTGTTAAACGCGATCGCTTCCAGGATCAAGATGGCCCCCTGCAAGGTTCACCGGACTGGTTAATTGAAATTCGCTCCCCTGACCAAAGCACATTAGACCTACAGAACAAAATTCTGCACTGCTTGAGCAACGGGACTCAGCTGGCTTGGCTAATCGATATTCAGCGACAGCAAATCTGGGTTTGGGAAAACCAGGAACTACCACTGGTGTTTGCCGAAACTGACATACTCCCGACCCTTGACACTATCTCAGACTTTACAGTGGAAGGGGTAATAGCTATGACCCGACAGCGATAA